From a region of the Pseudoxanthomonas sp. X-1 genome:
- the atpE gene encoding F0F1 ATP synthase subunit C, translated as MEFIAHLQGMTAIAIGLIIGLGALGACLGIAIMGSKFLESAARQPELIPVLQGRMFLLAGLIDAAFIIGLAIALYFGIANPLLTAVQQAAG; from the coding sequence ATGGAATTCATCGCACACCTGCAGGGCATGACCGCCATCGCCATCGGCCTCATCATCGGCCTGGGCGCCCTGGGTGCCTGCCTGGGCATCGCCATCATGGGTTCCAAGTTCCTGGAATCGGCCGCCCGTCAGCCGGAGCTGATCCCGGTGCTGCAGGGCCGCATGTTCCTGCTGGCCGGCCTGATCGACGCCGCGTTCATCATCGGCCTGGCCATCGCGCTGTACTTCGGTATCGCCAACCCGCTGCTGACCGCTGTCCAGCAGGCTGCCGGCTAA
- a CDS encoding F0F1 ATP synthase subunit B codes for MNVNMTFFGQMLSFVILIVFTMKFIWPPLNAALEERQKKIAEGLAAADRSQKDLAQAQEKANEALKDARVKANEIIDQAHARANQIVEAARNEAIAEANRQKELAQEEIAAAANRAREDLRKQVSVLAVSGAEKLLHREIDPAAHKALLDELAAQI; via the coding sequence ATGAACGTCAACATGACCTTCTTCGGCCAGATGCTTTCCTTCGTGATCCTGATTGTGTTCACGATGAAGTTCATCTGGCCGCCGCTGAACGCGGCGCTTGAAGAACGGCAGAAGAAGATCGCCGAGGGCCTGGCCGCTGCAGACCGCAGCCAGAAGGACCTGGCGCAGGCGCAGGAGAAGGCCAACGAGGCCCTCAAGGACGCACGCGTCAAGGCCAACGAGATCATCGACCAGGCACATGCCCGCGCCAACCAGATCGTCGAGGCCGCCCGCAACGAGGCGATCGCCGAGGCGAACCGGCAGAAGGAACTGGCCCAGGAAGAGATCGCCGCCGCCGCCAACCGCGCCCGCGAGGATCTGCGCAAGCAGGTGTCCGTGCTGGCCGTGAGCGGCGCCGAGAAGCTGCTGCACCGCGAGATCGATCCGGCCGCCCACAAGGCGCTGCTGGACGAACTGGCCGCGCAGATCTAA